In the Corynebacterium kroppenstedtii genome, one interval contains:
- the ffh gene encoding signal recognition particle protein, protein MFESLSDRLTGALKGLRGKGRLTESDINATAREIRLALLEADVSLPVVRAFIKNIKARATGAEVSEALNPAQQVVKIVNEELIGILGGETRRLQLAKNPPTVIMLAGLQGAGKTTLAGKLAHHLKKQGHTPMLVACDLQRPGAVQQLEIVGQRADVPTFAPDPGTRTDTVEHEMGQSHGDPVGVATAGIEEAQRTKHDVVIIDTAGRLGIDEVLMQQARDIRDATNPDEVLFVIDSMIGQDAVHTADAFREGVDFTGVVLTKLDGDARGGAALSIREVTGKPILYVSTGEKLDDFDVFHPDRMANRILGMGDVLTLIEQAEQKINQQEAERSASKMFSGELTLDDFLEQMLMVRRMGPMGAILKMLPGGSEMSKMADMVDEKQLDRIQAIIRGMTPAERNDPKILNASRRRRIAAGSGVTVQDVNQLVERFFEAKKMMSKMTSRFGMGGGSATKKQKKGRKGKKGKKGKNKNKNRAAAQRGGGMPNMDQLQQLQQQMGMGGGMPGMPGMGQQNLPKGMENIDLNNLDFGQGSQGRRKK, encoded by the coding sequence GTGTTTGAGTCACTGTCTGACCGATTGACCGGAGCGCTCAAAGGTTTGCGCGGTAAAGGCCGGCTGACTGAATCAGATATTAATGCCACGGCGCGTGAAATTCGCTTAGCTTTACTGGAAGCAGATGTGTCGCTTCCCGTTGTCCGCGCCTTCATTAAGAACATCAAGGCACGTGCTACGGGTGCTGAGGTATCAGAGGCTCTTAACCCTGCTCAACAGGTTGTCAAGATCGTCAACGAAGAGCTCATCGGCATTTTGGGCGGTGAGACCCGGCGCCTTCAGTTAGCCAAGAATCCCCCGACGGTGATCATGCTCGCCGGTCTGCAGGGTGCAGGTAAAACTACGCTGGCTGGGAAATTAGCTCACCACTTGAAGAAGCAGGGGCACACGCCGATGTTGGTGGCCTGTGACCTCCAGCGCCCGGGGGCTGTCCAGCAGCTGGAAATCGTCGGTCAACGTGCGGACGTCCCAACTTTCGCGCCAGATCCTGGTACCCGGACGGACACCGTCGAGCATGAGATGGGCCAGTCACACGGTGACCCTGTGGGTGTTGCGACCGCGGGTATTGAGGAAGCGCAGCGCACCAAACATGACGTGGTCATCATCGATACGGCCGGCCGGCTCGGTATTGATGAAGTCCTTATGCAGCAGGCGCGAGACATACGTGATGCCACGAACCCCGACGAAGTCCTCTTCGTGATCGACTCGATGATCGGTCAGGACGCGGTTCATACTGCCGACGCGTTCCGGGAAGGCGTTGATTTCACCGGCGTTGTCCTTACCAAGCTCGATGGCGATGCTCGAGGCGGTGCGGCCCTCTCCATCCGTGAGGTGACAGGGAAGCCGATTCTCTACGTCTCCACGGGTGAAAAGCTCGACGACTTCGACGTCTTCCACCCGGACCGGATGGCCAACCGGATCCTGGGCATGGGCGATGTCCTAACGCTCATCGAACAGGCTGAACAGAAGATTAATCAGCAAGAAGCTGAGCGTTCGGCGTCGAAAATGTTTTCTGGGGAACTCACCCTGGATGACTTCCTTGAGCAGATGCTGATGGTGCGTCGCATGGGACCGATGGGCGCCATTTTGAAGATGCTTCCGGGCGGCTCCGAGATGTCCAAAATGGCCGATATGGTCGACGAAAAGCAGCTCGACCGCATCCAGGCCATTATTCGCGGTATGACTCCCGCTGAGCGTAATGATCCGAAAATATTGAATGCGTCGCGACGCCGTCGTATTGCTGCTGGCTCGGGTGTGACCGTTCAGGATGTTAATCAGCTGGTTGAGCGCTTCTTCGAGGCGAAGAAGATGATGAGCAAAATGACCAGCCGTTTCGGCATGGGCGGGGGGAGCGCAACAAAGAAGCAGAAGAAAGGCCGCAAGGGCAAGAAGGGGAAGAAGGGCAAGAACAAGAATAAGAACCGTGCTGCGGCGCAGCGTGGTGGCGGGATGCCGAACATGGATCAGCTGCAGCAGCTCCAGCAGCAGATGGGTATGGGCGGTGGAATGCCCGGTATGCCTGGGATGGGGCAGCAGAACCTGCCCAAGGGAATGGAAAATATCGACCTCAACAACCTCGACTTCGGGCAAGGCTCTCAGGGCCGACGGAAGAAGTAG
- a CDS encoding ribosome maturation factor RimM: protein MTKHDNSADDPNYVQIGRVVKPHGVRGEFVVEPTTDDPEGRFAVGSIVKAMPVGGRQRRNGGSQEPFTLTVASIRGHQDRIIMKAEEVADRNAAESLRGVRFVAEPVIDHSDDEFYDFELEGLHVLTVGPVSAEEAHARAYEGAQPEPEDVGIVKNVLRGPAQRLLEVEIESDGADAGDAASESAPRTVLIPFVQAIVPIVDIDNEAIVVTPPEGLLDLP, encoded by the coding sequence GTGACCAAGCATGATAATTCCGCGGACGATCCCAATTACGTACAGATCGGTCGCGTCGTCAAGCCACATGGGGTCCGGGGAGAATTCGTCGTCGAACCAACCACTGATGACCCCGAGGGGCGCTTCGCGGTGGGAAGCATCGTCAAGGCTATGCCTGTAGGTGGGCGCCAGCGTCGGAATGGCGGATCTCAGGAGCCTTTTACTTTGACCGTGGCGTCGATTCGGGGGCACCAAGACAGAATCATCATGAAGGCTGAGGAAGTTGCGGATCGGAATGCCGCGGAGTCTTTGCGCGGAGTGCGTTTCGTTGCAGAGCCGGTTATCGACCACTCCGACGACGAGTTTTATGACTTCGAGTTGGAAGGGCTTCACGTCCTCACTGTGGGTCCAGTGAGTGCGGAGGAAGCGCACGCGCGAGCCTATGAGGGGGCTCAACCAGAGCCTGAGGATGTCGGAATTGTCAAGAATGTGTTGCGCGGCCCTGCCCAGCGCTTGCTGGAAGTGGAGATCGAGTCCGACGGTGCAGACGCTGGCGACGCAGCGTCCGAGAGTGCGCCGCGGACGGTCCTCATTCCATTTGTCCAGGCGATTGTACCGATCGTCGATATCGACAATGAGGCCATTGTTGTGACCCCGCCCGAGGGATTGTTGGACCTACCGTAG
- the trmD gene encoding tRNA (guanosine(37)-N1)-methyltransferase TrmD yields MRLDVITIFPAYMEPLRHALLGKAIEQGIISVGVHDLRQWASGVHKSVDDSPYGGGPGMVMKPDVWGNALDDVAQGTGPAAESADLVTAEAHRRQPRHDDLHHSSDGISGSSGQVVESDRSGHAGHSGHASSTPVLVVPTPTGTPFTQELAHELAQEDHLVFACGRYEGIDQRVFEEASSHYRVQEVSIGDYVLVGGEVAVLVMAEAIVRLIPGVLGNRRSHEEDSFSEGLLEGPRYTKPRSWRGRDVPDILLSGDHAKVDQWNRERALEITAQRRPDLIERCRAAGLLNHADDEWLEHNGYHRSGDYSDPRS; encoded by the coding sequence CTGCGGCTTGATGTCATCACCATCTTTCCCGCCTATATGGAACCCTTGCGGCACGCCCTGCTCGGTAAAGCAATCGAGCAGGGAATCATTAGCGTCGGTGTTCACGACCTGCGGCAGTGGGCCTCGGGTGTTCACAAGTCCGTCGACGATTCACCCTATGGTGGCGGCCCGGGCATGGTGATGAAGCCCGACGTGTGGGGAAACGCGCTTGACGACGTCGCCCAGGGGACTGGTCCCGCCGCTGAGTCCGCGGACCTTGTCACAGCCGAGGCTCACCGGCGCCAACCCAGGCACGACGACCTCCATCATTCATCTGACGGCATCAGTGGTTCGTCGGGGCAGGTCGTCGAGAGTGATCGCTCTGGCCACGCTGGCCACTCGGGGCACGCCTCGTCAACGCCGGTACTCGTCGTACCAACCCCGACAGGTACTCCATTTACCCAGGAGCTCGCGCATGAGCTAGCGCAGGAAGACCACCTCGTTTTCGCCTGTGGTCGATATGAGGGGATCGACCAGCGCGTTTTTGAAGAAGCCAGCAGCCATTATCGGGTTCAGGAAGTGTCGATCGGCGACTACGTTTTGGTCGGCGGTGAAGTTGCTGTGTTAGTGATGGCTGAAGCGATCGTTCGTCTAATCCCGGGGGTCCTTGGTAATCGGCGCAGTCATGAGGAGGATTCGTTCTCTGAGGGGTTGTTGGAGGGGCCTAGGTACACGAAGCCGCGGTCATGGCGTGGTCGCGACGTTCCCGATATTTTGCTGTCGGGTGATCACGCGAAGGTCGATCAGTGGAATCGCGAGCGCGCCTTGGAAATCACGGCCCAACGTCGGCCAGATTTGATTGAGCGCTGCCGGGCTGCGGGGCTTCTGAACCATGCTGACGATGAGTGGCTGGAGCACAACGGCTACCATCGGTCGGGTGATTATTCAGACCCTCGCTCATGA
- the rpsP gene encoding 30S ribosomal protein S16 — translation MAVKIKLQRLGKIRTPHYRVIVADSRTRRSGRAIENLGIYEPKADPSVIRIDSERVQYWLGVGAQPTEPVLALLKVTGDWQKFKGLPGAEGTLKAQPEKKSKLDLFNEALAEANNGPTLEAITEKRKAAKKAAEEAAAKEAEAEEAAEEKAEEESAE, via the coding sequence ATGGCTGTCAAAATTAAGTTGCAGCGGCTCGGTAAAATCCGTACCCCGCACTACCGTGTCATCGTTGCCGATTCCCGCACCCGCCGTTCGGGTCGCGCTATCGAAAACCTGGGCATCTACGAGCCGAAGGCAGATCCTTCAGTGATCCGCATCGATTCGGAGCGCGTCCAGTACTGGTTGGGCGTTGGCGCTCAGCCGACCGAACCCGTGCTCGCTCTGCTCAAGGTGACGGGTGACTGGCAGAAGTTCAAGGGCCTCCCCGGTGCTGAGGGCACCCTGAAGGCTCAGCCTGAGAAGAAGTCCAAGCTGGACCTCTTCAACGAGGCTCTTGCTGAGGCCAACAACGGCCCGACTCTGGAGGCCATCACTGAAAAGCGTAAGGCTGCGAAGAAGGCTGCTGAGGAAGCTGCAGCTAAAGAAGCCGAAGCTGAGGAAGCTGCTGAAGAGAAGGCTGAGGAAGAATCAGCTGAGTAG
- a CDS encoding acyltransferase family protein — MAHHRRDSRQPRREARVTWSPSDGRHDSRTNQNSERASATHNRHDRDQQTRPPHNAQSRYAGGTDYPQRYTRGRLDRHGRRLPSDNFYSIRAGALAEARRRRPEADFLKRESSSVTRDSSADRGAGATRQTHHDGLDRASTSAGHRVRPASQAPERSRTSRSRQGTRRRTKAQPTRVSPTLPGGRILGLDGLRAIAILSVLLFHLDPDLLPGGFMGVDVFFVVSGFLITTLLIRERHKTGHSNLANFWIRRARRLIPALVSLIIIVVPLTWLCTRWAEQAQDLLVRIAPQIVGVLTFSYNWVEIAAGSSYFTRNVPQLFMNFWSLAVEEQFYLLWPWVFVWIARRQFVRRRVSFSLLIVAAASAVGMAVLFSPDSSTRVYYGTDTHLFGLMIGAALAFEASRSDGGFITTRFWSAVGPVLGWLSCAGLIVLMIIIGDGSAEAFHGGIAVANVLTAIMIASFLVKRGGLVQLMSSRPASWLGDRSYAVYLWHWPLIILAQIVIPTPDNSAASWAVRLGAVVVTFIVCEISLRYLETPIRRLGFRGAWAAFCGLFVSRPDTQLGHGRRMSARRSSTTARRVRLTPTAVATLIVPVALAACTVSVAATAPDKTLVEQKITENEHLVNTGDGTSAGGGAGATGGQGTDRSDTVDYTPPEGKDTTMFGDSMLVTTAPEIVKDYPGVDIVAQSERAWEQAIPIMQDMERQGKIRRAVVIALGTNWGVRDPQAVEQEIDEIQRGRTVVLVNTYGAGWEPQVTDEYQKIAAKYPNVTVADWSDVAEKHTGDLQSDGIHPDYGAMPIFVACIKQAFATLAHNKK; from the coding sequence GTGGCACACCACCGTCGTGATAGCCGACAGCCGAGGCGTGAGGCCCGTGTCACATGGTCGCCCTCTGATGGTCGTCATGATTCCCGTACTAACCAGAACTCGGAGAGGGCTTCGGCGACCCACAATCGTCACGACCGTGACCAGCAAACACGACCTCCCCACAATGCACAGTCCCGCTATGCCGGGGGAACAGATTATCCCCAGCGATACACCCGGGGACGCTTAGACCGCCACGGACGCCGCTTACCCAGTGACAATTTTTATTCCATACGGGCAGGAGCACTAGCAGAGGCCCGCAGACGCCGTCCCGAAGCAGATTTCCTCAAACGAGAATCATCGTCTGTCACCCGAGACTCATCGGCGGATCGCGGTGCGGGTGCCACTCGCCAGACTCATCACGACGGCCTCGACAGGGCTTCCACCTCGGCCGGTCATCGTGTCCGGCCAGCGTCGCAGGCACCTGAACGGTCCCGCACATCGCGCTCACGCCAGGGCACCCGCCGTCGCACGAAAGCCCAGCCCACTCGAGTGTCGCCTACCCTTCCCGGTGGGCGGATCTTGGGATTGGATGGTCTCCGCGCTATCGCGATTCTCTCGGTCCTCCTCTTCCACCTTGATCCCGATCTGCTGCCCGGCGGGTTCATGGGTGTCGACGTCTTCTTCGTCGTCTCGGGGTTCTTGATTACCACGCTGTTGATCCGCGAACGCCACAAAACGGGTCACTCGAATTTGGCGAATTTCTGGATTCGACGAGCGCGTAGGCTTATCCCGGCCCTAGTTAGCCTCATTATCATCGTCGTCCCATTGACCTGGCTGTGTACGCGATGGGCCGAACAAGCCCAAGATTTGTTGGTGCGCATTGCGCCTCAGATAGTCGGGGTCTTGACCTTCTCGTACAACTGGGTTGAGATTGCCGCCGGGTCGTCCTATTTCACCCGCAACGTTCCCCAGCTGTTCATGAATTTCTGGTCACTGGCAGTGGAAGAACAGTTTTACTTGTTGTGGCCCTGGGTATTCGTCTGGATAGCTCGACGACAGTTCGTCCGGCGTCGGGTGTCTTTCTCCCTGCTTATCGTCGCTGCGGCGTCTGCCGTCGGCATGGCAGTTCTCTTTAGCCCGGATTCGTCGACGCGCGTGTATTACGGAACGGACACTCACCTCTTCGGGCTCATGATCGGCGCCGCCCTAGCCTTCGAGGCCTCGCGCTCCGACGGCGGTTTCATCACAACCCGGTTCTGGTCCGCGGTGGGGCCGGTCCTCGGCTGGCTCTCCTGCGCCGGATTAATCGTTCTCATGATCATCATTGGCGACGGCTCAGCCGAAGCTTTCCACGGCGGCATTGCCGTGGCAAATGTCCTGACCGCGATCATGATCGCCAGCTTCCTGGTGAAACGTGGTGGCTTAGTCCAGCTGATGTCATCCCGCCCCGCGTCGTGGCTCGGCGATCGGTCCTACGCGGTCTATCTTTGGCACTGGCCGCTGATCATCCTCGCACAAATCGTCATCCCGACACCTGACAATAGTGCAGCATCGTGGGCAGTGCGGTTGGGCGCTGTCGTCGTTACGTTCATCGTGTGTGAGATTTCCCTGCGGTATCTGGAAACTCCTATCAGGCGCTTAGGGTTCCGTGGCGCGTGGGCCGCCTTTTGTGGGCTCTTCGTTTCACGTCCGGATACTCAGCTCGGTCACGGTCGTCGGATGTCGGCACGTCGGAGTTCCACAACAGCACGGCGTGTTCGGTTAACTCCGACCGCTGTGGCAACTCTAATTGTTCCCGTCGCGCTGGCGGCATGCACGGTATCTGTTGCCGCGACCGCGCCAGATAAAACACTCGTCGAACAGAAAATCACCGAAAATGAACACCTCGTCAATACTGGCGACGGCACGTCTGCGGGAGGTGGCGCTGGCGCGACGGGCGGGCAGGGGACAGACCGCTCGGACACGGTGGACTACACTCCGCCGGAGGGCAAGGACACGACCATGTTCGGTGATTCCATGCTTGTCACGACGGCCCCTGAGATCGTCAAAGACTATCCCGGCGTGGATATTGTTGCTCAGTCTGAGCGTGCGTGGGAGCAAGCTATTCCGATCATGCAAGATATGGAGCGCCAAGGGAAGATCCGTCGTGCCGTCGTTATTGCGCTGGGGACAAACTGGGGTGTCCGCGATCCTCAAGCTGTTGAGCAAGAAATCGATGAGATTCAGCGTGGGCGGACCGTCGTTCTGGTCAATACATACGGCGCTGGCTGGGAACCACAAGTAACGGACGAGTACCAAAAGATAGCAGCGAAATATCCGAATGTGACTGTGGCGGACTGGTCCGATGTGGCAGAAAAACACACCGGTGACTTGCAGTCTGATGGCATTCACCCGGACTACGGGGCGATGCCGATTTTCGTTGCTTGCATTAAACAGGCTTTTGCCACGCTTGCCCATAATAAGAAATAG
- a CDS encoding KH domain-containing protein, whose translation MTNASPSDLRRTTSEVTSSEEKIVLHLVRGIVPHPDDVTVRTTYRGRQHVLIVYVHPDDRAMVIGRKGRHAEALRTILRSLDRDTRIEIR comes from the coding sequence ATGACGAATGCATCTCCCTCCGATCTCCGCCGCACCACATCAGAGGTGACGTCGTCGGAAGAAAAAATTGTTCTCCACCTTGTTCGGGGCATTGTTCCTCACCCCGACGATGTGACAGTACGGACGACCTATCGGGGGCGGCAGCACGTTCTTATTGTTTACGTCCACCCCGACGATCGCGCCATGGTGATCGGACGCAAAGGGCGCCACGCCGAGGCACTGCGCACTATTCTGCGCAGCCTCGATCGCGATACTCGGATAGAGATTCGTTGA